A single window of Pseudarthrobacter defluvii DNA harbors:
- a CDS encoding ribose-5-phosphate isomerase produces MTENTQPGWRIVVGNDEAGVEYKNALRELLEADPRVASVEDVGVGADDATAYPHLAVAAARKVAAGEADRALLICGTGLGVAISANKVPGIRAVTAHDSYSVERSVLSNNAQVLTMGQRVIGLELAKKLVGEWLNYRFDENSASAAKVDAISSYEDASEGLEDK; encoded by the coding sequence ATGACTGAGAACACCCAGCCAGGCTGGCGCATCGTCGTCGGCAACGACGAAGCCGGCGTTGAATACAAGAACGCCCTGCGCGAACTGCTGGAGGCGGACCCCCGCGTTGCCTCCGTGGAGGACGTGGGCGTCGGCGCCGACGATGCCACCGCGTACCCGCACCTGGCCGTCGCCGCCGCCCGCAAGGTGGCCGCCGGGGAAGCGGACCGCGCCCTGCTGATCTGCGGAACCGGCCTGGGCGTCGCCATCTCGGCCAACAAGGTACCGGGCATCCGGGCCGTCACTGCCCACGACAGCTACTCCGTGGAACGCTCCGTGCTTTCCAACAACGCCCAGGTGCTGACCATGGGCCAGCGCGTCATCGGCCTTGAACTCGCCAAGAAGCTGGTGGGCGAGTGGCTCAACTACCGCTTCGATGAAAACTCCGCATCCGCGGCAAAAGTAGACGCCATCTCCTCCTACGAGGACGCGTCGGAAGGACTTGAGGACAAATGA
- the dhaL gene encoding dihydroxyacetone kinase subunit DhaL produces the protein MTKIFDDPAQFADDALDGFVAANRQYVARVDGGVVRSTESPEGQVALVIGGGSGHYPAFAGLVGAGLAAGSACGNMFASPSAGQVYRVAKASQSGGGVLLSYGNYAGDVLHFGQAQDKLNAEGIETRTVLVTDDIASAPLEEIGKRRGIAGDLTVFKVAGAAAEAGLDLDEVERLAIKANHHTRSLGVAFAGCTLPGAAEPLFTVPEGMMSVGLGIHGEPGISEQPLPTASELAQLLVDGLLKDKPDAAGTRVVPILNGLGTVKYDELFLLFGRIEALLAGAGLEIVEPECGELVTSLDMSGLSLTLFWLDEELEKFWAAPADTPAFRKGNLAPRRARSVESLAEAETTPALAATPASTALAATAVDALKEVRAVVVEHEEALGKLDAIAGDGDHGIGMRRGVDAAVAAAEKSHAAGAGLEELLAAAGEQWAERAGGTSGALWGAAVAAVGRTLGSKDSYSAADAAAAVNALRDAIVDLGKAEAGDKTMVDALLPFADTFSKAIDDGGSLAGSLRAAADAAAKAADATADLSPKKGRARPLAEKSLGHPDPGAVSFGLIASRVADYAATIESS, from the coding sequence ATGACAAAGATATTTGACGATCCAGCGCAGTTCGCAGACGACGCCCTCGATGGCTTCGTCGCCGCCAACCGCCAGTACGTGGCACGCGTGGACGGCGGTGTTGTCCGCTCCACCGAATCACCGGAGGGCCAGGTGGCACTGGTGATCGGTGGCGGCTCCGGCCACTACCCGGCCTTCGCCGGCCTGGTGGGTGCCGGGCTTGCTGCCGGCAGCGCCTGTGGAAACATGTTCGCTTCCCCCTCCGCGGGGCAGGTCTACCGGGTGGCCAAGGCATCCCAGTCCGGCGGCGGCGTCCTGCTCAGCTACGGCAACTACGCCGGCGACGTCCTCCACTTTGGCCAGGCACAGGACAAGCTGAACGCCGAGGGCATCGAGACCCGGACCGTGCTGGTCACCGATGACATCGCCAGCGCTCCACTCGAAGAGATCGGCAAGCGCCGCGGCATTGCCGGCGACCTTACGGTCTTCAAGGTGGCCGGGGCGGCAGCAGAAGCAGGCCTGGACCTGGACGAGGTGGAGCGCCTCGCCATCAAGGCCAACCACCACACCCGCTCGCTCGGCGTGGCCTTCGCCGGCTGCACCCTGCCCGGGGCAGCCGAGCCCCTGTTCACCGTGCCGGAAGGCATGATGTCCGTCGGGCTCGGCATCCACGGTGAGCCGGGCATTTCCGAGCAGCCGCTGCCCACCGCCAGCGAACTAGCACAGCTGTTGGTGGATGGACTCCTGAAGGACAAGCCGGACGCGGCCGGCACCAGGGTGGTACCCATCCTCAACGGCCTCGGGACGGTCAAGTACGACGAACTGTTCCTGCTGTTCGGCAGGATTGAGGCACTGCTGGCCGGTGCCGGACTGGAGATTGTGGAGCCTGAATGCGGCGAGCTGGTCACCAGCCTGGATATGTCCGGCCTGTCCCTGACGCTGTTCTGGCTGGACGAGGAACTCGAAAAGTTCTGGGCCGCGCCTGCTGACACCCCGGCCTTCCGCAAAGGGAACCTGGCTCCGCGCCGGGCCCGTTCCGTCGAGTCGCTGGCGGAGGCCGAAACCACTCCGGCGCTGGCGGCCACTCCCGCCTCGACTGCCCTGGCCGCCACGGCGGTGGACGCGCTGAAGGAGGTGCGCGCCGTCGTCGTCGAACACGAAGAGGCACTCGGGAAACTGGACGCCATCGCCGGGGACGGGGACCACGGCATCGGCATGCGCCGCGGCGTGGACGCCGCCGTCGCCGCCGCCGAGAAGTCACATGCTGCCGGCGCCGGCCTTGAGGAACTCCTCGCCGCGGCCGGGGAGCAGTGGGCCGAGCGCGCGGGCGGCACCTCCGGGGCCCTCTGGGGCGCGGCCGTCGCCGCCGTCGGCAGGACCCTGGGCAGCAAGGACTCCTATTCCGCGGCAGACGCAGCGGCGGCCGTGAACGCCCTCCGCGACGCCATCGTCGACCTGGGCAAGGCGGAAGCGGGGGACAAGACCATGGTGGACGCGCTGCTTCCGTTCGCTGACACCTTCAGCAAGGCAATTGACGACGGCGGCAGCCTGGCCGGAAGCCTTCGTGCGGCAGCGGACGCGGCGGCAAAGGCCGCTGACGCGACTGCCGACCTTAGCCCGAAGAAAGGCCGGGCCCGCCCGTTGGCGGAAAAGAGCCTTGGCCACCCGGACCCCGGGGCAGTGTCCTTCGGCCTCATCGCCAGCAGGGTGGCCGACTATGCCGCCACCATCGAAAGCTCCTAA
- a CDS encoding sugar phosphate isomerase/epimerase family protein yields MPYTAENWPIAAALLQFPGTKADGTSVQDAPAGDWQRVFEEVADAGFTNADLTDSWVRPGDLSSARLDELKSAATAAGLGLPSISAIRRSVIEEGNWENNLAYTHRTLEAAAQLGCEVVSIGLHQAITPEQQKQLWFWTVEGHKDPVGDKETWNNAVSRIREVGKHAAELGLLVSLEMYEDTYLGTADSSVQLVQDIDLPNVGINPDLGNLIRLHRPIEDWREVIHKTLPYSNYWHVKNYIRDEDQARDHYVAMPAPMESGLISYREAFQFALSVGFQGIICTEHYGGDGLSVTAANQDYLRRQVLPKREGYALGTSQVAQGRQAPAAVPAR; encoded by the coding sequence ATGCCGTACACAGCCGAAAACTGGCCCATCGCCGCAGCCCTGCTGCAGTTCCCGGGAACCAAAGCCGATGGAACCTCCGTGCAGGACGCCCCCGCCGGCGACTGGCAGCGGGTCTTCGAGGAAGTGGCCGACGCCGGCTTCACCAACGCCGACCTTACCGACAGCTGGGTCCGCCCCGGTGATCTTTCCAGCGCCCGCCTGGATGAGCTGAAGTCCGCCGCCACCGCCGCCGGCCTGGGCCTTCCGTCCATCTCCGCCATCCGCCGCAGCGTGATCGAGGAAGGCAACTGGGAAAACAACCTGGCCTACACGCACCGCACGCTGGAGGCCGCAGCACAGCTTGGCTGCGAGGTAGTCTCGATCGGCCTCCACCAGGCCATCACGCCGGAGCAGCAGAAGCAGCTGTGGTTCTGGACCGTTGAAGGCCACAAGGACCCTGTGGGGGACAAGGAAACCTGGAACAACGCCGTCAGCCGCATCCGCGAGGTAGGCAAGCACGCGGCTGAACTTGGGCTCCTGGTGTCCCTCGAGATGTACGAGGACACCTACCTCGGCACCGCGGACTCCTCCGTGCAGTTGGTTCAGGACATCGACCTGCCCAACGTCGGAATCAACCCGGACCTGGGCAACCTGATCCGCCTGCACCGGCCCATCGAGGACTGGCGCGAAGTGATCCATAAGACCCTTCCGTACTCCAACTACTGGCACGTCAAGAACTACATCCGCGATGAGGACCAGGCCCGGGACCACTACGTCGCCATGCCGGCCCCCATGGAATCCGGCCTCATCAGCTACCGCGAGGCCTTCCAGTTCGCCCTTTCCGTCGGCTTCCAGGGCATCATCTGCACGGAGCACTACGGCGGCGACGGCCTGAGCGTAACCGCCGCCAACCAGGACTACCTGCGCCGCCAGGTCCTGCCCAAGCGCGAAGGCTACGCCCTGGGCACCAGCCAGGTGGCGCAGGGCCGGCAGGCTCCGGCAGCCGTTCCGGCACGCTAA
- a CDS encoding GntR family transcriptional regulator translates to MATKNQASGGVSRQVLADHVYEALLVALMDGRLEAGTPVSIDGMARELDVSPTPVREALARLEATGMVRRMALRGYRVAPLFSPEELADLMDARLVIEPANAFMACKHGDPQLTKQLEQAIEDLKAAPRGPSFAEFRAYWEADERFHRLIAEFANNQFLLSAYNALGGQVQRFRFFGGLGVTDADYAIAEHTEILKAFEVGDAERARQTMIDHIEGVKQRSQHDSEVRS, encoded by the coding sequence ATGGCAACAAAGAACCAGGCCTCCGGCGGCGTCAGCAGGCAGGTCCTCGCCGACCACGTCTATGAGGCGCTTCTGGTTGCCCTGATGGATGGCAGGCTGGAGGCAGGCACCCCCGTCAGCATCGACGGGATGGCCAGGGAACTGGACGTTTCCCCCACTCCGGTCCGTGAAGCCCTGGCCCGCCTGGAAGCCACGGGGATGGTCCGCAGGATGGCGCTGCGCGGTTACCGCGTGGCTCCGCTGTTCTCCCCGGAGGAGCTGGCAGACCTGATGGACGCGCGGTTGGTGATCGAACCGGCCAACGCCTTCATGGCCTGCAAGCACGGTGACCCGCAGCTGACCAAGCAGTTGGAGCAGGCCATCGAGGACCTTAAGGCAGCCCCGCGGGGCCCGTCCTTCGCCGAGTTCCGGGCCTACTGGGAAGCGGACGAACGTTTCCACCGCCTGATTGCCGAATTCGCCAACAACCAGTTCCTGCTGTCCGCCTACAATGCGCTGGGCGGCCAGGTGCAGCGTTTCCGCTTCTTCGGCGGCCTGGGCGTGACCGACGCCGACTACGCCATCGCCGAGCACACCGAGATCCTCAAAGCGTTTGAGGTCGGCGACGCCGAGCGCGCCCGGCAAACAATGATTGACCACATCGAGGGCGTCAAGCAGCGCTCGCAGCACGACAGCGAAGTGCGCAGCTAG
- a CDS encoding SDR family NAD(P)-dependent oxidoreductase: MTTQHTFPAERTAVLTGAASARGIGRATADRLASEGWSIAILDINAQDAQAAAAEIGSSRAVKAIGVGADVSDEASVDRAITEIEQALPPIVGLVNLAGISSPTPFMETTVAEWDKVFAINMRGTFVVSQRVLKGMIERELGRIVSISSISAQRGGGTYSKVAYSASKAGILGFTRALAREMGEHNITVNAIAPGPIDTDIMGGTLSDERKAQMSEGIMMGRVGTREEVAALIAFLLGEDAGYITAATYDINGGLQVS, translated from the coding sequence ATGACAACTCAGCACACTTTCCCCGCAGAGCGCACCGCGGTCCTCACCGGCGCGGCATCAGCCCGCGGCATCGGCCGTGCAACCGCCGACCGCCTGGCCAGCGAGGGCTGGTCCATCGCCATCCTTGACATCAATGCCCAGGACGCCCAGGCTGCCGCAGCAGAGATCGGCTCCAGCCGTGCCGTCAAGGCTATCGGCGTGGGCGCGGACGTCTCGGACGAGGCTTCCGTGGACCGCGCCATTACAGAGATCGAGCAGGCGCTTCCGCCCATCGTCGGACTGGTGAACCTTGCAGGAATCAGCTCACCCACCCCGTTCATGGAGACCACCGTGGCGGAATGGGACAAGGTTTTCGCCATCAACATGCGCGGCACGTTCGTGGTGTCGCAGCGGGTACTCAAGGGCATGATCGAACGGGAACTGGGCCGGATCGTCAGCATCTCCTCCATCTCCGCCCAGCGCGGCGGCGGCACCTACTCCAAGGTGGCCTACAGCGCCTCCAAGGCCGGCATTCTCGGATTCACCCGCGCCCTGGCCCGCGAGATGGGCGAGCACAACATCACGGTGAACGCCATCGCCCCGGGCCCGATCGACACCGACATCATGGGCGGGACGCTTAGCGATGAGCGCAAGGCGCAGATGTCGGAGGGGATCATGATGGGCCGGGTGGGAACCCGCGAGGAAGTCGCCGCCCTGATCGCGTTCCTGCTCGGCGAGGACGCCGGCTACATCACCGCCGCCACCTACGACATCAACGGCGGCCTGCAGGTTTCCTGA
- a CDS encoding MFS transporter, with translation MTSRAAAPALSALGETTLRKVRRRLMPLIVLLYFIAYLDRNNVGFAKLGMQGDIGLTEAAYGLGAGIFFLGYALLEIPSNGGMYRFGARKWIARILISWGIFATAMFLVNGEATFYVIRFLLGAAEAGFFPAILFYLTLWFPAAQRVTVLGIFILAQPISNALGAPVSGMLLNLEGVAGLHGWQWLYILEGIPAIILGIITPFVMTDRPEHAKWLKPEEREWLSTTMSAELADKQKTGKHNFLAGLKDPRTIAYSALYFGLVCGIYGLGLWLPTIVKALGSFDSTQVGFIVFIPYAIAAVFVYFWSKRSDRTGNRVWHASMSMVLAAVGLLGAGFLLPVNAVLAMVFLTLAAMGIYSAIAPFLAMPSAALTGAAAAAGLAMVNSLGNLGGFVAPYIVGILKDATGNSQTGLVFLAACLAVTAAATYLYARKRPEGVSAPGATVPAAETH, from the coding sequence ATGACCTCCCGCGCCGCCGCCCCCGCACTCAGCGCCCTGGGCGAGACTACCCTCCGCAAGGTCCGCCGGAGGCTCATGCCCCTGATCGTTCTCCTGTACTTCATCGCCTACCTCGACCGGAACAACGTCGGTTTCGCGAAGCTCGGCATGCAGGGGGACATCGGCCTGACCGAGGCCGCTTACGGCCTGGGCGCCGGCATCTTCTTCCTGGGCTACGCCCTGCTGGAGATCCCGTCCAACGGCGGCATGTACCGCTTCGGCGCCCGCAAGTGGATCGCACGCATCCTGATCAGCTGGGGCATCTTCGCCACGGCCATGTTCCTGGTGAACGGCGAAGCCACCTTCTACGTCATCCGCTTCCTCCTCGGGGCGGCCGAGGCAGGCTTCTTTCCCGCCATCCTCTTCTACCTGACCCTCTGGTTCCCGGCTGCGCAGCGCGTGACCGTGCTGGGTATCTTCATCCTGGCGCAGCCCATCTCCAACGCCCTCGGCGCTCCCGTGTCCGGCATGCTCCTGAACCTGGAAGGCGTAGCGGGCCTGCACGGCTGGCAGTGGCTCTACATCCTCGAGGGCATTCCTGCCATCATCCTGGGCATCATCACGCCCTTCGTCATGACGGACCGGCCAGAGCACGCCAAGTGGCTCAAGCCCGAAGAGCGTGAATGGCTCTCCACCACCATGAGCGCGGAGCTGGCGGACAAGCAGAAGACCGGCAAGCACAACTTCCTCGCCGGCCTGAAGGATCCCCGCACCATCGCCTACTCCGCGTTGTACTTCGGACTGGTCTGCGGCATTTACGGCCTCGGCCTCTGGCTGCCCACCATCGTCAAGGCGCTGGGATCGTTCGACTCGACGCAGGTTGGATTCATCGTCTTCATCCCGTACGCCATCGCGGCCGTCTTCGTCTACTTCTGGAGCAAGCGCTCGGACCGTACCGGCAACCGCGTGTGGCATGCCAGCATGAGCATGGTGCTCGCCGCCGTCGGCCTCCTGGGGGCAGGGTTCCTGCTGCCGGTCAACGCGGTACTCGCCATGGTGTTCCTGACCCTCGCGGCCATGGGCATCTACTCGGCGATCGCGCCGTTCCTGGCCATGCCCTCCGCGGCCCTTACCGGTGCAGCGGCTGCGGCCGGACTGGCAATGGTCAACTCGCTCGGCAACCTGGGCGGATTCGTGGCGCCCTACATCGTGGGCATCCTGAAAGACGCCACCGGGAACAGCCAGACCGGCTTGGTCTTCCTGGCGGCCTGCCTCGCAGTGACCGCCGCCGCCACCTACCTCTACGCACGCAAGCGGCCCGAAGGTGTCTCCGCCCCCGGTGCCACCGTTCCTGCCGCCGAAACCCACTAG
- a CDS encoding FadR/GntR family transcriptional regulator codes for MAAKRPTLVDAVVDKVLEHILSGEIKADDALPPESDIAKESGVSRLTAREAMNVLKAQNVVYVKRGLGTFVNPPERWTGLDAIMQAASRGVASDQVALRLLEVRRMVETGAAELAASRHRPADLAALQESVEQMEAAHRAGDVDALTVADIAFHDTVLRASGNPFVPALLGQLSTLLYAMRRETSAFPDVQRHAIHHHKMVLAAIAAGDPATARSTMDAHITQTFEDYEQFLALSSRFGATAG; via the coding sequence ATGGCAGCAAAGCGACCCACCCTGGTCGACGCCGTCGTGGACAAGGTCCTGGAGCACATCCTCAGCGGAGAGATCAAGGCCGACGACGCCCTGCCGCCCGAGTCGGATATCGCCAAGGAATCCGGGGTCAGCAGGCTGACGGCCCGCGAAGCAATGAACGTCCTCAAGGCGCAGAACGTGGTCTACGTAAAACGCGGGCTCGGTACGTTCGTTAATCCTCCGGAACGCTGGACCGGCCTTGATGCCATTATGCAGGCCGCCTCCAGGGGAGTGGCTTCGGACCAGGTAGCTCTGCGGTTGCTGGAAGTCCGCCGCATGGTGGAGACCGGGGCCGCTGAGCTCGCCGCCTCCCGCCACAGGCCAGCGGACCTCGCCGCGCTCCAGGAAAGCGTGGAGCAGATGGAAGCCGCGCACAGGGCAGGCGACGTGGATGCGCTCACCGTGGCCGACATCGCTTTCCACGACACGGTGCTCCGTGCCTCCGGCAACCCATTCGTACCGGCCCTGCTGGGCCAGTTGTCCACCCTGTTGTATGCCATGCGGCGGGAGACGTCCGCGTTCCCGGATGTACAGCGCCACGCCATCCACCACCACAAGATGGTCCTTGCAGCGATTGCCGCCGGCGATCCCGCCACCGCACGCTCCACCATGGACGCACACATCACCCAGACCTTCGAGGACTACGAGCAGTTCCTTGCCCTCTCCAGCCGCTTCGGGGCCACCGCCGGCTAA
- the sucD gene encoding succinate--CoA ligase subunit alpha yields the protein MSIYLNKDSKVIVQGITGGEGTKHTALMLKAGTNIVGGVNARKAGTTVLHGEKEINVYGTVKEAMAETGADVSIVFVPPAFTKNAVVEAIEAGIGLVVVITEGVPVQDSAEFWALAQSRVDADGNQVTRIIGPNCPGIITPGEALVGITPANITGKGPIGLVSKSGTLTYQMMYELRDLGFSTAIGIGGDPVIGTTHIDALAAFEADPETKAIVMIGEIGGDAEERAADFIKANVTKPVVGYVAGFTAPEGKTMGHAGAIVSGSAGTAQAKKEALEAAGVKVGKTPSETAKLLREVYSAL from the coding sequence ATGTCTATCTATCTGAACAAGGACTCCAAGGTCATCGTCCAGGGCATCACCGGCGGCGAAGGCACCAAGCACACCGCCCTGATGCTCAAGGCCGGCACCAACATCGTTGGCGGCGTGAACGCCCGCAAGGCCGGCACCACGGTCCTGCACGGTGAGAAGGAAATCAACGTCTACGGCACCGTCAAGGAAGCCATGGCAGAAACCGGCGCCGACGTCTCCATCGTGTTCGTGCCGCCTGCATTCACCAAGAACGCCGTCGTTGAGGCCATCGAGGCCGGTATCGGCCTTGTCGTGGTCATCACCGAAGGCGTGCCCGTCCAGGACTCCGCCGAATTCTGGGCCCTCGCCCAGTCCAGGGTGGACGCCGACGGCAACCAGGTCACCCGCATCATCGGCCCGAACTGCCCCGGCATCATCACCCCGGGCGAAGCACTGGTTGGCATCACCCCCGCCAACATCACCGGCAAGGGCCCCATCGGCCTGGTCTCCAAGTCCGGCACGCTGACCTACCAGATGATGTACGAACTGCGCGACCTTGGCTTCTCCACCGCCATCGGCATCGGCGGGGACCCCGTCATCGGCACCACGCACATTGACGCCCTGGCCGCGTTCGAAGCTGACCCCGAGACCAAGGCCATCGTCATGATCGGCGAAATCGGCGGCGACGCTGAAGAGCGTGCAGCGGACTTCATCAAGGCAAACGTCACAAAGCCGGTTGTCGGCTACGTGGCCGGCTTCACCGCCCCCGAAGGTAAGACCATGGGCCACGCAGGCGCCATCGTCTCCGGTTCCGCGGGCACCGCCCAGGCCAAGAAGGAAGCCCTCGAAGCTGCCGGCGTAAAGGTTGGCAAGACGCCTTCCGAAACCGCCAAGCTGCTTCGCGAGGTCTACTCCGCCCTCTAG
- the sucC gene encoding ADP-forming succinate--CoA ligase subunit beta, whose protein sequence is MDLFEYQARDMFEAHGVPVLAGIVAYTPEEAKAAAEKIGGVTVVKAQVKAGGRGKAGGVKVAKSADEAFEHASNILGMDIKGHTVKKVMIAQGADIAEEYYFSVLLDRANRNYLAMCSVEGGMEIEQLAVERPEALAKIAIDPAVGIDQAKADEIVAAAGFAEELRGKVAAVILKLWDVFKKEDATLVEVNPLVKTGAGDIVALDGKVSLDENADFRHAKHAQLEDKDAADPLEAKAKAQDLNYVKLDGEVGIIGNGAGLVMSTLDVVAYAGENHGNVKPANFLDIGGGASAEVMAAGLDVILGDEQVKSVFVNVFGGITACDAVAKGIVGALAELGSAANKPLVVRLDGNNVEEGRRILTEANHKLVTLAATMDEGADKAAELANAAK, encoded by the coding sequence GTGGACCTGTTTGAATACCAGGCGCGCGATATGTTCGAGGCGCACGGTGTACCCGTGCTTGCCGGCATCGTGGCGTACACCCCAGAAGAAGCAAAGGCAGCTGCTGAGAAGATCGGCGGCGTAACCGTTGTCAAGGCGCAGGTCAAAGCAGGCGGCCGCGGCAAGGCCGGCGGCGTCAAGGTCGCAAAGTCCGCCGACGAGGCGTTTGAACACGCCTCCAACATCCTGGGCATGGACATCAAGGGCCACACCGTCAAAAAGGTGATGATTGCCCAGGGTGCCGACATCGCCGAGGAGTACTACTTCTCCGTCCTGCTGGACCGGGCCAACCGCAACTACCTGGCCATGTGCTCGGTTGAAGGCGGCATGGAAATCGAGCAGCTCGCCGTCGAACGCCCCGAAGCGCTGGCCAAGATCGCCATCGACCCCGCCGTGGGCATCGACCAGGCCAAGGCCGACGAAATCGTCGCAGCCGCCGGCTTCGCCGAGGAACTGCGCGGCAAGGTCGCCGCCGTGATCCTCAAGCTCTGGGATGTCTTCAAGAAGGAAGACGCCACCCTGGTGGAGGTCAACCCGCTGGTCAAGACCGGTGCCGGCGACATCGTGGCACTGGACGGCAAGGTCTCCCTGGACGAGAATGCCGACTTCCGCCACGCCAAGCACGCGCAGCTCGAGGACAAGGACGCTGCCGACCCGCTTGAGGCCAAGGCAAAGGCGCAGGACCTCAACTACGTCAAGCTCGACGGCGAAGTGGGCATCATCGGCAATGGCGCCGGCCTGGTCATGTCCACCCTCGACGTCGTTGCCTACGCCGGCGAGAACCACGGCAACGTCAAGCCCGCCAACTTCCTGGACATCGGCGGCGGAGCCTCGGCCGAGGTCATGGCCGCCGGCCTGGACGTCATCCTGGGTGACGAGCAGGTCAAGTCCGTGTTCGTCAACGTCTTCGGCGGCATCACCGCCTGCGACGCCGTCGCCAAGGGCATCGTCGGTGCACTCGCCGAGCTGGGCAGCGCCGCCAACAAGCCGCTGGTCGTCCGCCTTGACGGCAACAACGTCGAGGAAGGCCGCCGCATCCTCACCGAGGCCAACCACAAGCTGGTTACCCTGGCCGCCACCATGGACGAGGGCGCCGATAAGGCCGCCGAGCTCGCCAACGCAGCTAAGTAA